The proteins below come from a single Haemorhous mexicanus isolate bHaeMex1 chromosome 18, bHaeMex1.pri, whole genome shotgun sequence genomic window:
- the GMEB2 gene encoding glucocorticoid modulatory element-binding protein 2 isoform X1 has product MATPDVSVHMEEVVVVTTPDGAVDGAAMEEVKTVLVTTNLSQHGGDINEDTLETENAAAAAAAAFTASTDLKEAVLEVKMAEDEDSLEAEIVYPITCGDSKANLIWRKFVCPGINVKCVQFHDHLISPKEFVHLAGKSTLKDWKRAIRMNGIMLRKIMDSGELDFYQHTKVCSNTCRSTKIDLTGARVSLTSQTSTEYIPLTPASADVNGSPATITIETCEDASDWSTSIGDDTFAFWQGLKDSGLLEEVIHEFHQELVETMKGLQQRAQDPPLQLGDAVLLNNVVQNFGMLDLVKKVLASHKCQMDRSREQYTRDLAALEQQCDEHRKRAKELKHKSQHLNNVLMTLTPVSVPTPLKRPRLTRATSGPAAITSQVLSQPTQLTVTPGVPVSQIANLPIGKVVSALPPSVLGKSPAQPPAASSPASPLLGGYTVLASAGSTFPGTVEIHPDASNLTVLSTAAVQDGSTVVKVVSPFQLLTLPGLGTTIQNVTQIAPGGSTVVTVPSGAAEAAGDEHAAAAIEVTAVADEAEQK; this is encoded by the exons ATGGCGACGCCGGACGTCAGCGTGCACatggaggaggtggtggtggtgaccACGCCGGACGGCGCGGTGGACGGCGCTGCCATGGAGGAGGTGAAGACAGTGCTGGTCACCACCAACCTGTCCCAGCACGG TGGTGACATCAACGAAGACACTCTGGAGActgaaaatgcagctgctgcagctgctgctgccttcacaGCCTCCACAGACCTGAAGGAAGCAGTTCTAG AAGTGAAGATGGCTGAAGATGAGGACAGTTTGGAGGCAGAGATTGTCTACCCCAtcacctgtggggacagcaAAGCCAACCTCATCTGGAGGAAGTTTGTGTGCCCTGGAATCAATGTGAAGTGTGTGCAG TTTCATGATCACCTCATCAGTCCCAAGGAGTTTGTCCACCTGGCAGGCAAGTCGACCTTGAAGGATTGGAAGCGGGCGATCCGGATGAATGGGATCATGCTCCG GAAGATTATGGACTCAGGAGAGCTGGATTTTTATCAGCACACAAAGGTCTGTTCCAACACCTGCCGGAGCACCAAAATTGACCTGACAGGAGCCAGGGTGTCCCTGACCAGCCAGACATCAACAGAGTACATCCCTCTGactcctgcctctgctgatg TGAACGGATCCCCGGCTACAATAACCATAGAAACATGCGAGGATGCCAGCGATTGGAGCACCAGCATTGGAG ACGACACCTTTGCTTTTTGGCAAGGTCTGAAGGACAGTGGTCTCCTAGAAGAAGTGATCCATGAATTCCACCAGGAGCTGGTGGAGACAATGAAGGGCTTGCAGCAGCGAGCACAGGATCCCCCGCTGCAGCTCGGGG ATGCTGTTTTACTCAACAACGTAGTCCAGAACTTTGGGATGCTGGATCTGGTCAAGAAGGTCCTGGCCAGCCACAAGTGCCAGATGGATCGCTCGAGGGAGCAGTACACACGGGATTTGGCAG ctctggagcagcagtgtgACGAGCACCGCAAGCGAGCGAAGGAGCTGAAGCACAAATCGCAGCATCTCAACAACGTCCTGATGACCCTCACGCCCGTCTCTGTTCCCACGCCTCTGAAACGCCCCAGGCTGACCAGGGCCACCTCTGGACCAGCTGCCATCACCTCCCAAGTCCTGTCCCAGCCAACGCAGCTCACTGTCACCCCCGGTGTGCCAGTGTCCCAGATTGCCAATCTCCCTATTGGCAAAGTGGTCTCGGCCCTCCCTCCTTCGGTGCTGGGgaagagcccagcccagccccccgctgccagctccccagcctcCCCTCTGCTGGGGGGGTACACGGTGCTGGCCTCTGCCGGCTCCACCTTCCCTGGCACCGTGGAGATCCACCCGGACGCTTCCAACCTGACGGTGCTGAGCACGGCTGCAGTCCAGGATGGCAGCACGGTGGTGAAGGTGGTGagccccttccagctcctgACTCTTCCAGGACTTGGCACGACCATCCAGAATGTGACACAGATAGCTCCCGGTGGGAGCACGGTGGTGACTGTCCCATCCGGCGCCGCTGAAGCTGCCGGGGACGAGCACGCTGCCGCCGCCATCGAGGTGACCGCGGTGGCTGATGAGGCGGAGCAGAAGTGA
- the STMN3 gene encoding stathmin-3 gives MASTVSAYKEKMKELSLLSLICSCFHTQPHPNTIYQYGDMEVKQLDKRASGQSFEVILKSPSDLSPESPILSSPPKKKDLSLEELQRRLEAAEERRKTQEAQVLKQLAEKREHEREVLHKALEENNNFSRLAEEKLNYKMELSREIREAHLAALRERLREKELHAAEVRRNKEQREEISG, from the exons cctacaaggagaaaatgaaggagctgtctctgctctccctcatctgctcctgtttccacacccagccccatcccaacaCCATCTACCAGTATGGAG aTATGGAGGTGAAGCAGCTGGATAAGAGGGCATCAGGCCAGAGCTTCGAAGTGATCCTGAAGTCCCCTTCAGATTTATCTCCTGAGAGCCCaatcctttcctcccctcccaagAAGAAGGACCtgtccctggaggagctgcagaggaggctggaggctgcagaagagaggagaaag ACCCAGGAGGCGCAGGTGCTGAAGCAGCTGGCGGAGAAGAGGGAACACGAGCGGGAGGTGCTGCACAAGGCGCTGGAGGAGAACAACAACTTCAGCCGCCTGGCCGAGGAGAAGCTCAACTACAagatggagctgagcagggagatCCGTGAGGCACACCTTGCTGCCTTGAGGGAGCGGCTCCGCGAGAAG GAACTGCACGCGGCTGAGGTCCGCAGGAACAAGGAACAGCGGGAGGAGATCTCTGGATAA
- the GMEB2 gene encoding glucocorticoid modulatory element-binding protein 2 isoform X2, with product MATPDVSVHMEEVVVVTTPDGAVDGAAMEEVKTVLVTTNLSQHGGDINEDTLETENAAAAAAAAFTASTDLKEAVLVKMAEDEDSLEAEIVYPITCGDSKANLIWRKFVCPGINVKCVQFHDHLISPKEFVHLAGKSTLKDWKRAIRMNGIMLRKIMDSGELDFYQHTKVCSNTCRSTKIDLTGARVSLTSQTSTEYIPLTPASADVNGSPATITIETCEDASDWSTSIGDDTFAFWQGLKDSGLLEEVIHEFHQELVETMKGLQQRAQDPPLQLGDAVLLNNVVQNFGMLDLVKKVLASHKCQMDRSREQYTRDLAALEQQCDEHRKRAKELKHKSQHLNNVLMTLTPVSVPTPLKRPRLTRATSGPAAITSQVLSQPTQLTVTPGVPVSQIANLPIGKVVSALPPSVLGKSPAQPPAASSPASPLLGGYTVLASAGSTFPGTVEIHPDASNLTVLSTAAVQDGSTVVKVVSPFQLLTLPGLGTTIQNVTQIAPGGSTVVTVPSGAAEAAGDEHAAAAIEVTAVADEAEQK from the exons ATGGCGACGCCGGACGTCAGCGTGCACatggaggaggtggtggtggtgaccACGCCGGACGGCGCGGTGGACGGCGCTGCCATGGAGGAGGTGAAGACAGTGCTGGTCACCACCAACCTGTCCCAGCACGG TGGTGACATCAACGAAGACACTCTGGAGActgaaaatgcagctgctgcagctgctgctgccttcacaGCCTCCACAGACCTGAAGGAAGCAGTTCTAG TGAAGATGGCTGAAGATGAGGACAGTTTGGAGGCAGAGATTGTCTACCCCAtcacctgtggggacagcaAAGCCAACCTCATCTGGAGGAAGTTTGTGTGCCCTGGAATCAATGTGAAGTGTGTGCAG TTTCATGATCACCTCATCAGTCCCAAGGAGTTTGTCCACCTGGCAGGCAAGTCGACCTTGAAGGATTGGAAGCGGGCGATCCGGATGAATGGGATCATGCTCCG GAAGATTATGGACTCAGGAGAGCTGGATTTTTATCAGCACACAAAGGTCTGTTCCAACACCTGCCGGAGCACCAAAATTGACCTGACAGGAGCCAGGGTGTCCCTGACCAGCCAGACATCAACAGAGTACATCCCTCTGactcctgcctctgctgatg TGAACGGATCCCCGGCTACAATAACCATAGAAACATGCGAGGATGCCAGCGATTGGAGCACCAGCATTGGAG ACGACACCTTTGCTTTTTGGCAAGGTCTGAAGGACAGTGGTCTCCTAGAAGAAGTGATCCATGAATTCCACCAGGAGCTGGTGGAGACAATGAAGGGCTTGCAGCAGCGAGCACAGGATCCCCCGCTGCAGCTCGGGG ATGCTGTTTTACTCAACAACGTAGTCCAGAACTTTGGGATGCTGGATCTGGTCAAGAAGGTCCTGGCCAGCCACAAGTGCCAGATGGATCGCTCGAGGGAGCAGTACACACGGGATTTGGCAG ctctggagcagcagtgtgACGAGCACCGCAAGCGAGCGAAGGAGCTGAAGCACAAATCGCAGCATCTCAACAACGTCCTGATGACCCTCACGCCCGTCTCTGTTCCCACGCCTCTGAAACGCCCCAGGCTGACCAGGGCCACCTCTGGACCAGCTGCCATCACCTCCCAAGTCCTGTCCCAGCCAACGCAGCTCACTGTCACCCCCGGTGTGCCAGTGTCCCAGATTGCCAATCTCCCTATTGGCAAAGTGGTCTCGGCCCTCCCTCCTTCGGTGCTGGGgaagagcccagcccagccccccgctgccagctccccagcctcCCCTCTGCTGGGGGGGTACACGGTGCTGGCCTCTGCCGGCTCCACCTTCCCTGGCACCGTGGAGATCCACCCGGACGCTTCCAACCTGACGGTGCTGAGCACGGCTGCAGTCCAGGATGGCAGCACGGTGGTGAAGGTGGTGagccccttccagctcctgACTCTTCCAGGACTTGGCACGACCATCCAGAATGTGACACAGATAGCTCCCGGTGGGAGCACGGTGGTGACTGTCCCATCCGGCGCCGCTGAAGCTGCCGGGGACGAGCACGCTGCCGCCGCCATCGAGGTGACCGCGGTGGCTGATGAGGCGGAGCAGAAGTGA